The Thermovibrio guaymasensis genomic interval TACCTTTAAGTAAGGAAGACAAAGAGCTCCTATCAGAGATTCGCTCAGTTCTCATAAATACCTACAAAATTGACCTAAACGATCCTTTACTACAGGTCGGAACGCTGGGAAGTGGAAACCACTTCCTTGAACTTGGAGTTAGCGATGAAGGGGAACTATACTTAACGGTCCACACAGGTTCAAGGAACTTAGGATTAAGGGTCTGTAATCACTTCCAGAGGAAAGCAAGGGAGTATACTCAGAAAATTATGCCTGACCTTCCGAGCGACCTCTCATTCTTACCTCTAAATAAAGGAGGAAGAGAGTACTTAAGGGCGATGAGATTTGCCCAAAGGTACGCGGACCTAAACAGAAGAACGATTTTAAAGATAATCGTAGAGGAGTTCTTCAAAGAGGAGTTTAAAGAGGAGAAGTTAATTAAGAGCGTTCATAACTATATAGACCTTGATAGGGACATGTGCGTTAGGAAGGGGGCAATCTCAGCCCATAGAGGAGAAAGGGTCGTAATACCCTTTAACTTAACAACCGGGCTAATCATAGGTAGAGGTAAAGGTGTTAAGGAGCTTAACTGTTCTGCCCCCCACGGTGCAGGAAGGAAATTAAGTAGAAGGAAGGCAAAAGAGCTCTTTTCAGTTTCAGACTTTAGGAAGGCAGTTGAAGAGGCGGGAGTTTACTCTTCTACCGTTTCAAAGGAAACCCTTGATGAAGCTCCCTTTGCCTACAAAGACCCTGAAGAAATACTGGAGTTTCTCCCAAAGAGCGTAGAGATTGAAAAGTTCGTAAAACCTATATATAACCTAAAAGGTTAGGGGGACTACTCCCCCCTACCCCTCAAAGATGCTATTGAAACTATTAAAATAACTGCAATAGCAACAACCGACACGACAAGAACGCCGTTAAATCTACTCTTTGCCTCAAACTTAACTTCTTTAATTTTTCCAATTAAGTCCTTAGCTATAAAGAGCTCCACCTTATGCATAAGGTCTATCTTCTGAGTAATTATCCTGAACCACTGATTAGGATCAACGTTGAGAGCCCCTTTTGTAAAGGGAGATGTAAGTGCAAGCCTTTCGTAGTCGAGAACCTGCTCTGATGGTCCGGAGGAAACGACCGTCTTTTTATAAAAGTCTATTACTCTCTCTGGAGCAGCCAAGGAGAAGGACTTTATAAATGCCTTTTGCTGAGCCAAAAGGTCAACGAACTTAGTAAACAGCTTAGAATCTGGGAACATTTTATTGGCAAAAGCCACAGAAAGGACGGCCCTTTCAAGACCTGCTTTATCCTTTGCATACATAAAGTTAGTGTAAGCTAAGAGCTCGTTAGCAATTTCAGCATTTTTAGAGTTCTTAGCAAGAAGAGCTACCGAGTCAATAAGGTCGCTGTTAAGCTTTGTGTAGAAGTTAATAGCATCCTCAAGGGAAATCTGGAGAGAGTCAACTTTTACTCTTACCTGGCTTAAGTTATCAAGGCCGTTCAAAATAACCGATAAAAAGAGCTTTTGAGCCTCTCCTGAGAGGGATGAGACGAACTCCTTGTTCAAGTACTTCTCAAGCTCTTTAATCTTAAGGTCTGTGAGCTTCCTCTGTTCCTGGAGCTCTTCCTTAAAAGTCTTCCCTCCACTTCCCAGAAATCCTGCAGTTCTTCCCCTTTCCTTCTGAAGTTCATGAACGAGCTCAGAGATTTTGGTTGACAAAATAACGCTCTTCTCAAGGGATTCGGCATTCTTTAACGAATGCCGGGCCTCAGTAAGGAGAAAGTAAGAGAGAGTAAAGATAGAGAAGAGAGAAACCAGAGATAGTAGGATAATTCTGTGTTTAAAACTCACTCCTGCCTCCCTTAAAAAGTTTTGGTAAAACTATAACCGAGGAGGCAGGAGCAAGCAAGTTTTAAGCTACAGGATATGCAAATTCCGGCCTTTCCTCAACCAGTTTGACTTCAGCGGCTTCCTTAGGAAGAGGAACGACCTTAACCCTTTCAACCCACCTCTCTGGAAGGTGGAGAACCCTCTTTCCTATCCTTATCGTTGCAGGGGCAACCCTAGCTCTATACTTAATTCTCACTCCCCAAACTTTCCTGCCGAACTTATTCTCAAACTCGCCGGGACCTTCAATTTCAATATCTTTAGCACTACCGGGGAAGTAAAGTCTCTTAGCGTAATGTCTGTTCCTTCCCTTGTGGAAATAAACGAGCCATAAGACCTTTCCTTCCTTATACTTAGCTTCTGTTGGAATGTACCTCTCAGCCTTCTCCTCTTCCTCTAGGAGCCTCTGGACGTACTGCTCAATTGTCTCATCTTCCCTTACTTCGTTCTCAGTCCAGACTTCAAACTCAACTTTCCAACCTTTAACTTCCGCAACTATGTTAGCAAGCTTAACGTTTCTCTTCTCTTCCCTTTCAACAAGCTCGTCTATCTTGTCAAGGATATCTGAAAACCTCTCCCTAAAATCGGAGAGTTTAGTAATAGCAACGATTAGGTCTCCCTGTTTCTTTAACCTTTCAAGGGTCTCTTCACTATCTGCCAACACCATTGCTTTCCTGATTTCACAGAAATTGCGGCGGAGCTCCTCAAGGATTTCCGGCGAGAGCTTTAGATCAACTACGCTCTCAAGGATTTCCTTCATTACTTTCTCTGGAATTTCCTTTAGCCTCTCCTCTATAGTCAGGTTGTCACTTCCCCAAGGCCTGTACTCTTTATCCCAGCCCTTGTACCTAGCAACGTAGTTAGCAAGTCTAACAGTTACTCTGTTTTCCTCACACGCAACTTCCCTTAACTCTTCAACTATTGAACCAAACTTCTTCCTCCAGAAAGGAGAATAGGTTAAAGTACACAGGTAGTCAGAACGCTTCTTTAAATCTGTAAGCTGTTCAGGCGTTTCAACTTCAAGCATCTCATCTCTGATTATGCAGTTAATACGTCTAATGTCCTCCGGTCCTTCAACCCTTCCGTAGATTACAGCCATCTCTCCCTCCACTAAACTTGGTTTATTATTGGGAAGGGGGAAAATCCCCCTTCTCTTTTAATTAAGCTTTTCAAGGGCCTCAAGGATTAAAAGGCCTGCCTCGTTAATTGAGCTCTTACCGACGAGGTTTGAAGCCCTAAGAATAACCATTTCCTCTTCAAAGGTATCAGGGTCAAGGCCGGAGAGCTTAATAGCTTCCTTAACGTTCTTCGGAAGAACCCTAACTTTCTTCTCCTTAACGTAGAGGGTTCCGACCTTCCTGAGAGCTTCCAAAACCCTAACTGCAAGAGGAGTAATCGGGTTAGCAAGGCCCTCAGGAGTTCCAGAGAGTGCCTTCTTAATAAGCTTTCCAGCCTCAGTAAGGATTATCGCTTCGTTTTGAAGGATATCTATGTAACCCCTAGCCTCAAGCTTATTGAGGGCGTACTCAACCTCTTCCTTCCAAGTCTCATCAAAGGCATCGTAAACGTCCTTAACGAAGAACCCCTTTTCAGGTATCTTGTGGAGAACTTGAAGTTCAAACCTTGTTATGTGAGGAAGCCTCCTAATTTCATAGGCCATCTGTGCGTACATCTTACCTGCTTCGGTAGCTTCACCTCCACCGATAAGGTAAGACTGAACTCCCTTGTTGTACCAGTCAACGTTTGGAGCGGCAAACTCCTTGTTCGTGATTGTTATTGCCTTAACTGCAACGGCAGGTATTTCCCTGAAACCGCGGGTCTTCATATCCTCAAAGACCTTCTTACCATAATCGGTAAGGTAGTGAACCTTCTTTCCTTCGTAGTTTTCAGAGCGAATCAGGTTAAAGGACTCTAGAGTATAAAGGGACTCCTGAACTATGTCGTACATCTTCTTATACCACTCATTTCCTTTCTCGTAGAAGGACTTAAAGAGCTCCTCTACAGTCTTAACCTCGCTGAACTTCTTCCTGATCTCTTCCTTCTTCTGGTAGCCTAAATCCTGGTAAAGTCTTCTTCCGTAGTACTCAATCAAGTGTTTGTACTCTTTAAGGGGTTTATAGAAGAGGTAGTGAACTAGTTCATCAACTGTTGGAAGAGTTGATGGATCCTGCTCGTGGTGTTTCCAGACCTCTTCAATTCCTCTAAGGAGCTCTGCATCAAGAATTTCAACGTTAATTGACTTAACCGGCCTGAAACTCCTCTCCTTCCAAATCCTGTAAGCTTCAAGGAGGTGCTCTCCAGCTGGAAGGGGATTACCTTCATCGTCAATTAGAGCAAGCTCAAAGAGGACCTCTTTCTCCTCTTCAGTTACAGAATCAAACCCTTCATAGACCGCTCTTTCAAGCGAGTCCATAATGTCTTCAGAAATTACCGTTTCAAGGGTTGGTGCAATAGTTTCACAGGCTGCCTTTATCTCTCTACCAAGTGGAGTAAGGGCGTAAACGTCGGATGTTGGAACTGAAAAGGCTAAAAGCCTCATAGCTCCCATTAAAATCGGGAACCTTCCTCCCGCCGGAAGCATTGAAGACTCTGCAGGTCCAGCAGGCATATCCTTAATGTACTGGCATAGTTCCCTATCAATAATTAACCTAGGGTGGGCGTTTTTAAAGACTTCGTAAACGTCCTTAGCGTACTGGTTAACTGCCTTGAAAGTCCCTTTCTTCTCTACTTTCCTCTCTTCAATGAAACCTCTCTTTTCAAGCTGTTCCTCTGTTAAAGGCCCTGGAATATCGTTGTTTTCAATGGCAGTTTCAATCATCATAAGGACTTCCGATCCTAACCACCTAAAATCATCATCCCACTTTGAAGGATGGGGAATAAGCCCCTTCTCAACCATTTCATCAAGGATGTTTGCAAGAACCCTTCCCCAGTAAGTAAGGGAATACTCAAGGGGACGAACGTACCTTAAGAGGTTCATCCTCTCAAGTTCTAAGTAAGGAGGTTCCTCACTTTTAATAAAGAGCTGACACGTAGGAGCTTTATTTTTCTCCTCCTCCCTCACTCTCAAAAGCGCAAGGGCATGTTCTTTTCTAATTACCATTTCTCTCCCTCCTATCTTTATTTCTACAATTGAAGTTATATCAAATGGCTTTTTAAGTCAACTACAGAAAAGTTGAAAGGTGTTGAGAAAGGGTTTATCATAGAAACATGATAAAGGAAATTTACGAAATAAGAAAGCTCTTATTCCTATCTGCAATTACTGGAGTAATAATAGGTCTTTTTGCCGTACTTTTCCTCAAATCGCTAGACTACAGCACCCACCTCTTCCTCGGAGAAATTGTAGGTTACACTCCTCCAAAACCGACAGGAGAAGGAGGAAGCGGAACTTACAGTTTCTTTATTGAACACAAGTACCTCCTCCCTTTTACTACTGCTTTAGGATGCCTTATTACAGGAGCTCTAGTTTACCTCTTTTCACCGGAATCAGCAGGCATCGGAACCGACGTTGCTATTAAGGCATTCCACTACAAACTCCCTATTAACATAAAAACGTCCATTTTCAAGCTCATAACATCAGCAATTACAATAGGTTCAGGAGGTTCCTCAGGAAGGGAAGGCCCCATGGCCTTAATTGGAGCCGGAATTGGAAGGTAGTTCGGCGAAGTCCTAAAGCTTGATAGCAGGGAGAAGAACATCCTCTTAGCAGCTGGACTAGGAGCTGGAATAGGAGCTGTGTTTAGGGCTCCCTTTGCCGGTGGAATTTTAAGCGCCGAAGTTTTCTACAAGGAAGACTTTGAAGTTGAAGCTCTAATACCAGGATTTATAGCTTCAATAGTTACTTACTTAGTGGCTGGAAGCTTTATAGGGTTCAAACCTCTATTTTCAACGTCAATTCCATTTCCAAAGTTCAACTCTGAGAAAATTGCAGGGTACATCGTCTTAGGGATAATTTCTGCACTCGTTGCAAAGTGTCTTATCTATTCCTTCTATTGGATAAGAGGAATTTTCAACAGACTAAAACTTCACCCTATTTTAAAGCCAGCCTTCGGAGGCTTCCTCGTAGGTTTAATTGGCCTTGTTACTCCCCTTGCAGTTGGTAACTCCTACGGATGGATTCAGATCTTTATGAAGGACGGTTTAATCTACCTATCGCTCTCAAAAATTTTATTAAGCATTCCTTTAGTAATCCTAGCCCTTTC includes:
- a CDS encoding DUF505 domain-containing protein; its protein translation is MVIRKEHALALLRVREEEKNKAPTCQLFIKSEEPPYLELERMNLLRYVRPLEYSLTYWGRVLANILDEMVEKGLIPHPSKWDDDFRWLGSEVLMMIETAIENNDIPGPLTEEQLEKRGFIEERKVEKKGTFKAVNQYAKDVYEVFKNAHPRLIIDRELCQYIKDMPAGPAESSMLPAGGRFPILMGAMRLLAFSVPTSDVYALTPLGREIKAACETIAPTLETVISEDIMDSLERAVYEGFDSVTEEEKEVLFELALIDDEGNPLPAGEHLLEAYRIWKERSFRPVKSINVEILDAELLRGIEEVWKHHEQDPSTLPTVDELVHYLFYKPLKEYKHLIEYYGRRLYQDLGYQKKEEIRKKFSEVKTVEELFKSFYEKGNEWYKKMYDIVQESLYTLESFNLIRSENYEGKKVHYLTDYGKKVFEDMKTRGFREIPAVAVKAITITNKEFAAPNVDWYNKGVQSYLIGGGEATEAGKMYAQMAYEIRRLPHITRFELQVLHKIPEKGFFVKDVYDAFDETWKEEVEYALNKLEARGYIDILQNEAIILTEAGKLIKKALSGTPEGLANPITPLAVRVLEALRKVGTLYVKEKKVRVLPKNVKEAIKLSGLDPDTFEEEMVILRASNLVGKSSINEAGLLILEALEKLN
- a CDS encoding RtcB family protein, whose protein sequence is MAIEPTVIEGRVPIYVYAKEIEPEVRAQIERLKDLPFFRNKIVIMPDCHAGKGCVIGFTGYFDEVVIPNIVGVDIGCGVYTYPLGKKVNVNLPKFDAFVKGKIPTGLTSRSNKNAKKLPLSKEDKELLSEIRSVLINTYKIDLNDPLLQVGTLGSGNHFLELGVSDEGELYLTVHTGSRNLGLRVCNHFQRKAREYTQKIMPDLPSDLSFLPLNKGGREYLRAMRFAQRYADLNRRTILKIIVEEFFKEEFKEEKLIKSVHNYIDLDRDMCVRKGAISAHRGERVVIPFNLTTGLIIGRGKGVKELNCSAPHGAGRKLSRRKAKELFSVSDFRKAVEEAGVYSSTVSKETLDEAPFAYKDPEEILEFLPKSVEIEKFVKPIYNLKG
- a CDS encoding nitrate- and nitrite sensing domain-containing protein, which codes for MSFKHRIILLSLVSLFSIFTLSYFLLTEARHSLKNAESLEKSVILSTKISELVHELQKERGRTAGFLGSGGKTFKEELQEQRKLTDLKIKELEKYLNKEFVSSLSGEAQKLFLSVILNGLDNLSQVRVKVDSLQISLEDAINFYTKLNSDLIDSVALLAKNSKNAEIANELLAYTNFMYAKDKAGLERAVLSVAFANKMFPDSKLFTKFVDLLAQQKAFIKSFSLAAPERVIDFYKKTVVSSGPSEQVLDYERLALTSPFTKGALNVDPNQWFRIITQKIDLMHKVELFIAKDLIGKIKEVKFEAKSRFNGVLVVSVVAIAVILIVSIASLRGRGE